CCCATCCTGTATCCCGCGTATTTTGTCAGAGACTCAAGAAGGACATAGGGGATCCATCGGTATCCGCGATGTCTTAGGAGAAAACGTGCCTGTTCCGTCATGAACCTTATCCCTTCGCCCTCGGGCCGCGCGTATTCGAGAATCCAGCTATTGTGTCTGAGAGATGAAGCAATATTATAATACCGCCTGAACTGGTTTGACAGTGAAAAATGGTGGGAGTGGATGACCCTTGCCTCCGGCACGTAGGAGACCTTGTAACCGTCTATCATGAATTTCGCGGCAAGGAGCATGTCCTCATTCGCGCGAATGTTTTCGGGAAACATGCCGGCCCTGAAAAACAGTTCCCTCTTTATGGCCGAGCAGACGTTACTGAAGAAGAATGTTTTTATGCCGTATCTCCCCGTGTCGTCTATCCCCTTGACTGAAGGCACGTCAGGATAGTTGAAGGATCTCGCAAAGACCTCG
This DNA window, taken from Thermodesulfovibrionales bacterium, encodes the following:
- a CDS encoding glycosyltransferase family A protein, whose translation is MIQYENMVITLIIPTLNAGGCIGKLLSELREQDTKPAEIIIIDSSSEDNTVRLAEGLGAKTIIIPRESFNHGKTRNLAAQEAKGDVISFMTQDALPFDNAFLRVLTAPLGRPDIAATFGRQIPRSDAPLPEVFARSFNYPDVPSVKGIDDTGRYGIKTFFFSNVCSAIKRELFFRAGMFPENIRANEDMLLAAKFMIDGYKVSYVPEARVIHSHHFSLSNQFRRYYNIASSLRHNSWILEYARPEGEGIRFMTEQARFLLRHRGYRWIPYVLLESLTKYAGYRMGLLTG